In Panacibacter ginsenosidivorans, the following proteins share a genomic window:
- a CDS encoding DUF305 domain-containing protein, translated as MNYRKFLLMLVVSFIIMYSVMFLNVDEVDHIYLSTTRTYMTMLMILPMSILMLLMMGKMYPRKKLNTIIIISSFVLIGVFIVALRTQTPIGDIQYMKAMIPHHSSAIMTSKNADIQDPEVKQLSEQIIKSQEEEIAKMKAMLERIEKK; from the coding sequence ATGAATTACAGAAAATTTTTACTAATGCTGGTTGTTTCATTTATAATTATGTACAGCGTTATGTTTTTAAACGTAGATGAAGTAGACCATATATATCTAAGCACCACCAGAACTTATATGACAATGTTGATGATATTACCAATGAGCATCTTAATGTTACTCATGATGGGGAAAATGTATCCCAGGAAGAAATTAAATACTATCATCATTATTTCAAGCTTTGTTTTAATTGGTGTTTTTATTGTCGCATTGAGAACCCAGACTCCTATTGGCGATATACAGTACATGAAAGCAATGATACCGCATCATTCATCTGCAATAATGACAAGCAAAAATGCGGATATCCAGGATCCTGAAGTAAAGCAGTTATCTGAACAGATCATAAAATCACAGGAAGAAGAGATAGCTAAGATGAAAGCTATGCTTGAAAGAATCGAAAAAAAGTAA
- a CDS encoding APC family permease, with protein sequence MSSTKKLSQLPATAICGNDITSSCLYVSALTIVYAGQYAWLALLLVAAVLFLFRRIYGEVVGALPLNGGAYNVLLNTTSKSNASVAACLTILSYMVTAVISASEAMHYLHSLFMQVNVFISTIILLSLFLVLVIMGTSESAIVATIIFITHLFAMLLLIVSGFWFVFNNGLNIAHENFQLPVEGGIFTALILGFSTAMLGISGFESSANFVEEQAPGVFRKTLRNMWMAVSIINPLMALTAILVLPVGDAVLHKEALLSYLGNKTGGEALASFISIDATLVLSGAVLTSYVGVGGLMKRMTLDRILPQGLLKENKRGSSSRIFILFYLLCLSVLFITKGQLGPLAGVYTISFLLVMAYFGYGNFLLKIKRSKLPRPEYAPSFLVAIAVLAVLIAIYVNVKLNPEYLIVFLQYFIPSILLLYILLNRIQILQYMLIIVTSFFDVIKKWAAFSRLHINKYIRRLSQQQFVYFTKGDDISILNKVMIYVQENEITTKLKIVTVLKDGQEIVPSFLTDLKVLDRAYPEIDIEFLQMNGIFGPQLIDELSKKWNIPTNFMFISSPGDKFSHRISDLHGVRLII encoded by the coding sequence ATGAGCTCCACAAAAAAACTTTCGCAACTGCCCGCAACTGCCATTTGTGGAAATGATATTACATCTTCCTGTTTATATGTTTCAGCACTTACCATAGTATATGCAGGGCAGTATGCATGGCTGGCTTTATTGCTGGTAGCAGCCGTTTTATTTTTATTCAGGAGAATTTATGGTGAAGTAGTAGGCGCACTGCCTTTAAACGGTGGAGCATACAATGTTTTGCTTAATACAACCAGTAAAAGCAATGCATCTGTTGCAGCCTGCCTTACTATATTATCATACATGGTTACCGCTGTTATTTCAGCAAGTGAAGCAATGCATTACCTGCATAGTTTATTTATGCAGGTAAATGTTTTTATCTCTACAATAATATTGCTGAGCCTTTTTCTTGTACTGGTAATTATGGGTACCAGTGAATCTGCAATTGTAGCAACGATTATCTTTATTACGCATTTGTTTGCGATGCTATTACTTATAGTAAGCGGGTTCTGGTTTGTATTTAATAATGGGTTAAATATAGCGCATGAAAATTTTCAGTTACCTGTAGAAGGCGGCATTTTTACCGCACTCATATTGGGTTTTAGCACTGCAATGCTGGGTATTTCAGGCTTTGAAAGCTCAGCCAATTTTGTAGAAGAGCAGGCTCCTGGTGTATTTCGTAAAACATTGCGCAACATGTGGATGGCTGTTTCAATTATAAATCCTTTAATGGCGCTGACAGCAATATTAGTATTACCGGTAGGTGACGCAGTTCTTCATAAAGAAGCCTTACTATCCTACCTTGGTAATAAAACAGGTGGAGAGGCACTGGCATCATTTATTTCTATTGATGCTACTTTGGTTTTGAGTGGTGCAGTATTAACTTCTTATGTTGGTGTAGGAGGTTTAATGAAGCGTATGACGCTTGACAGGATATTACCACAAGGATTGCTAAAAGAAAATAAACGTGGCAGTTCTTCACGCATATTTATATTGTTCTATTTACTGTGTCTTTCTGTATTGTTTATTACGAAAGGCCAACTGGGCCCGCTGGCAGGTGTATACACCATTTCATTTCTCTTGGTGATGGCTTATTTTGGGTATGGAAATTTTTTGCTTAAGATTAAAAGATCAAAGCTGCCCAGACCGGAGTATGCACCGTCTTTCCTGGTTGCAATAGCGGTACTTGCTGTACTGATAGCAATTTATGTAAATGTGAAATTAAATCCCGAATACCTGATTGTATTTCTACAGTATTTTATACCATCCATTCTGTTGCTGTACATATTGCTGAATAGAATACAGATCTTACAGTACATGCTTATTATCGTTACCAGTTTTTTTGATGTAATAAAAAAATGGGCAGCTTTTAGCAGGTTACACATAAATAAATATATCCGCAGACTGTCTCAGCAACAATTTGTCTATTTCACTAAAGGCGATGATATATCTATTTTAAACAAGGTGATGATCTATGTCCAGGAAAATGAAATAACCACTAAACTAAAAATTGTTACAGTATTAAAAGATGGCCAGGAAATTGTTCCTTCTTTTCTTACAGACCTGAAAGTACTTGACCGTGCTTACCCGGAAATAGATATTGAGTTTCTGCAAATGAATGGAATTTTCGGTCCGCAGCTTATAGATGAATTAAGTAAAAAGTGGAATATACCAACCAATTTTATGTTTATCAGTTCCCCTGGCGATAAATTTTCCCATCGTATTTCAGATCTGCATGGTGTCAGATTAATTATTTAG
- a CDS encoding universal stress protein, which yields MQMLHLKRILVPIDFSDNSMNALETATSIAKRHDASVKLVYVNDNDNKFYPHLHSNGAHDAMRTLGTLARCVKDDGNIECSFSFFSGSITSCILQDIADESIDLIVMGKNGNAGKRELYAGSCAYDVSKKALCPVLLVPAGKSWSQFKNILFPVRPSVSMLEKYTTVKEIINKNDATLHIMNLRNPDYINELHIISKLVDLLKRKFEEDNIKTKISYYFRDDKFAEKILKTVQEATTKHDLLIISAEHNIPANTFYLSPYAQQIIHQANIPVLVIKPETIPQSKEIELELLEKQISAN from the coding sequence ATGCAAATGCTACATTTAAAAAGAATATTGGTTCCTATTGATTTCAGCGACAATTCTATGAACGCCCTGGAAACCGCCACATCTATAGCCAAAAGGCATGACGCTTCTGTAAAATTGGTTTACGTTAATGATAATGATAATAAATTTTACCCGCACCTGCATTCAAATGGTGCACATGATGCAATGAGAACGCTGGGAACCCTTGCCAGGTGCGTAAAAGATGATGGCAATATTGAATGCAGTTTTTCATTCTTTTCAGGCTCTATAACAAGTTGCATATTACAGGACATTGCCGACGAATCAATAGACCTTATAGTTATGGGAAAGAACGGAAATGCAGGCAAAAGAGAACTGTATGCGGGTTCTTGTGCCTATGACGTGTCTAAAAAAGCGCTTTGCCCTGTTTTGCTTGTGCCTGCCGGAAAATCCTGGTCGCAATTTAAAAATATACTTTTCCCTGTGCGCCCTTCAGTAAGTATGCTTGAAAAGTATACGACGGTGAAGGAGATAATTAATAAAAATGATGCAACATTGCATATAATGAATTTGCGCAACCCTGATTACATCAATGAACTGCATATCATTTCTAAATTGGTTGATCTCCTGAAAAGAAAATTCGAAGAAGATAATATCAAGACTAAGATATCTTACTATTTCCGGGATGATAAATTCGCTGAAAAAATATTGAAGACAGTACAGGAGGCTACGACTAAACATGATCTTTTAATTATTTCAGCTGAACATAATATACCTGCAAATACTTTTTATCTATCACCTTATGCGCAACAGATTATACACCAGGCTAATATTCCTGTGTTGGTAATTAAACCGGAAACTATTCCCCAATCAAAAGAAATTGAACTGGAACTGCTGGAGAAACAAATCAGCGCCAATTGA
- a CDS encoding NAD(P)H-dependent glycerol-3-phosphate dehydrogenase, whose product MLKNIAIIGSGSWATALAKIFSESGIYISWLVRNRDQAEYIRLNKRNPRYLSYAELDLNFIRPTTSMEEAILHAQLIVLAVPSIYLKEIIQSINKDWIHNKAVAVSIKGIIPSSGSTPGLYIRKYFDLREPVLIIGGPCHAEEIGMKRNTYVTISGEDPVWVKKIADSISVPYIRTVTNNDPVGVEYVSILKNIIGIATGIASGLHYGENFQAVLTSNSMREVDSFLSCIHANRSVYDSVYFGDLLVTAYSGFSRNRTLGKLIGRGIHVSHALQAMEMVAEGYNASKELAPMLSDLNISLPVINSVYRILHQHANPFHEFKLLEQQLC is encoded by the coding sequence ATGTTAAAAAATATCGCAATAATAGGTAGTGGTAGCTGGGCAACTGCACTTGCAAAAATTTTTTCTGAAAGTGGAATATACATATCGTGGCTGGTTCGTAATAGAGATCAGGCTGAGTATATAAGGTTGAATAAACGTAATCCCCGATACCTGAGCTATGCAGAACTTGATCTTAATTTTATCAGGCCAACGACTAGTATGGAAGAAGCTATATTACATGCACAACTCATTGTTCTTGCTGTCCCCTCCATCTATTTAAAGGAAATTATACAATCTATAAACAAAGATTGGATACATAACAAAGCAGTAGCTGTTTCTATAAAGGGAATTATTCCATCTTCAGGTAGTACACCAGGTTTATATATCAGAAAATATTTTGATTTGCGCGAGCCCGTATTGATTATCGGTGGCCCTTGTCATGCAGAAGAAATTGGCATGAAAAGAAATACCTACGTAACCATTTCCGGCGAAGACCCGGTATGGGTTAAAAAAATTGCAGATAGTATTTCTGTGCCCTATATACGCACTGTTACCAACAATGATCCGGTGGGTGTTGAATATGTTTCTATACTTAAAAACATCATCGGCATTGCAACAGGTATTGCGTCGGGCTTGCATTATGGCGAAAATTTCCAGGCTGTTCTTACCAGTAATTCAATGCGTGAAGTAGACAGTTTCTTATCATGTATACATGCAAACAGAAGCGTTTATGACTCTGTATATTTTGGAGACCTGCTTGTTACGGCTTATTCTGGGTTTAGCAGGAACAGAACACTGGGAAAATTAATTGGCCGCGGTATTCATGTAAGCCATGCATTGCAGGCAATGGAAATGGTAGCAGAAGGTTATAATGCATCAAAAGAGCTGGCCCCGATGTTAAGTGACCTGAATATTTCTTTACCGGTTATTAATAGCGTGTATAGGATACTGCATCAGCATGCAAATCCTTTTCATGAATTTAAATTGCTTGAACAGCAATTATGTTAA
- a CDS encoding outer membrane beta-barrel protein, translating to MKRYLITIQLVLINLFLSAQVEKNKIDSTTAQITITGVIADSTTSLGINGATIELSWVALTKDANTTNDIVKKMSLTTANGKFIIGNIPVCEKYTLVVSSIGYDTKFKEIFVPQSARRDGAQEIRNIGTIKLLQSQKMLGNVIVTSTAAPSMRFDIDRKIFDVEKNITAQGGTAVDVMKNIPSLSVDVDGNVQMRNSSPQILIDGRPTILTLDQIPADDIERVELVTNPSAKYDASSAGGIIDIIMKKNKRTGINGIASVGAGTPGLLNGNINLNLREEKFNFFVSGNYNRSGGQAIEETGRQNKSDGQITDYFYQSSTNERIRKFETIRFGMDYYIDNNSTLSLTQSFNNGNVLNNEIQDQDYLDKNESLNYTGLRTANGVNAFNRNSSRLSFEKKFDRPDKKLTADITYNNGGRNNESFITNDFYAIDGTDYAPANMVRNAGSGNDHQFTVQADYSNKMSDDKRIEFGIRSFYNKTSTNFGTYSIDQSDHETKLPLSNNYEYTEMVNAGYLNYANKWKSITYQLGLRVEFSKLDGFLVDSNFNFGYAFPDGFNNLGYALFPSFFLTKPLSENEDIQFNFSKRIRRPRFWEINPFVDINDPLNIRQGNPALRPEYTNSFELNYFNRFNKNAGTFLAVLYFKNNVGDVTQYSDTISTAFYQQLSNAAISPDAILNTYINAGYTNRMGAEFTVQKKLGKGLNLIYNADMQYRVTKASVNKLDLNNKGFNFGTKLIANYKFITQANKFFNNLGFQFVANYQGPRVIPQGRTKQQFVADFAMRKEFLKKKAASLSFSINDILNTRRFGNIYETENFYQDSYRRWSVRTFRITFTYKFGSANFDLFKRRNNTADFETDGIDSAD from the coding sequence ATGAAAAGATATTTAATAACCATACAATTAGTTTTAATAAATCTGTTTCTATCGGCACAGGTTGAAAAAAATAAAATTGATTCTACTACAGCACAAATAACAATAACCGGTGTAATTGCAGATAGTACTACTTCTCTTGGCATTAATGGTGCTACTATTGAATTAAGTTGGGTTGCGTTAACCAAAGATGCTAATACCACAAATGATATTGTAAAAAAAATGTCTCTTACAACTGCTAATGGTAAGTTTATTATTGGCAACATACCGGTATGTGAAAAATATACGCTCGTTGTTTCTTCAATCGGATATGACACTAAATTCAAAGAGATATTTGTACCTCAATCAGCTCGGAGGGATGGTGCACAGGAAATCAGAAATATAGGCACTATCAAATTACTACAAAGTCAAAAAATGCTTGGCAATGTAATAGTTACTTCAACCGCAGCGCCTTCTATGCGGTTTGACATAGACCGTAAGATTTTTGATGTTGAAAAGAATATTACTGCTCAAGGCGGTACCGCTGTTGACGTAATGAAAAATATTCCTTCGCTTTCTGTTGATGTAGATGGTAATGTACAAATGCGAAACAGCAGTCCGCAAATACTTATTGATGGCCGGCCTACTATATTAACACTCGACCAGATACCCGCAGACGACATAGAAAGGGTTGAATTAGTTACCAATCCATCCGCTAAATATGATGCATCCAGCGCCGGAGGTATCATTGACATTATTATGAAGAAGAATAAAAGGACAGGTATAAACGGCATTGCATCCGTGGGTGCCGGGACGCCCGGTTTACTAAACGGGAATATTAACCTGAATTTGCGGGAAGAAAAATTCAATTTTTTTGTAAGCGGAAATTATAACAGATCAGGTGGACAAGCCATCGAAGAAACAGGCAGGCAAAATAAAAGCGATGGGCAGATAACTGATTATTTTTATCAATCTTCAACAAATGAGCGAATACGAAAATTTGAAACAATCCGGTTTGGAATGGATTATTATATTGATAACAACAGCACCCTTTCCCTAACTCAAAGTTTTAATAATGGCAATGTTCTAAATAATGAAATCCAGGACCAGGATTATCTTGACAAAAATGAATCTTTAAATTATACGGGTTTACGTACAGCAAACGGTGTTAACGCTTTCAACAGAAACAGCAGCCGTTTAAGCTTTGAAAAAAAGTTTGATCGCCCTGATAAAAAGCTTACAGCAGATATAACCTATAATAATGGCGGCAGGAATAACGAATCATTCATCACTAATGATTTTTACGCAATTGATGGAACTGATTATGCACCTGCTAATATGGTGCGAAATGCTGGGTCAGGAAATGATCACCAGTTTACTGTACAGGCAGATTATAGCAATAAAATGAGTGATGATAAAAGAATAGAATTTGGTATACGCAGTTTCTATAATAAAACTTCTACCAATTTCGGAACGTACTCAATTGACCAGTCCGATCATGAAACCAAGTTGCCACTTAGCAACAATTATGAATATACTGAAATGGTAAACGCAGGCTACCTTAATTATGCCAATAAATGGAAATCTATTACTTACCAGTTGGGATTACGTGTAGAATTTTCAAAGCTAGATGGCTTTCTTGTAGATAGCAATTTTAATTTTGGATATGCTTTTCCTGATGGATTTAATAACCTGGGTTATGCGTTATTCCCCAGCTTTTTTCTCACTAAACCTTTAAGTGAAAATGAAGACATTCAATTCAATTTTTCCAAAAGAATACGCAGGCCAAGGTTTTGGGAAATAAATCCTTTTGTTGACATTAATGATCCTTTAAATATCCGGCAAGGAAACCCCGCATTAAGACCTGAATACACAAACTCATTTGAATTAAACTATTTCAACAGGTTTAATAAAAACGCAGGTACATTTCTCGCAGTGTTGTATTTCAAAAATAATGTTGGTGACGTTACACAGTATAGTGACACCATTTCAACAGCATTTTATCAGCAGTTAAGCAATGCCGCCATCTCACCTGATGCTATTTTAAATACATACATTAATGCCGGTTATACCAATAGAATGGGTGCAGAATTTACTGTGCAAAAAAAACTCGGTAAGGGTTTAAATCTTATTTATAATGCAGATATGCAATACCGCGTTACAAAAGCAAGCGTAAACAAACTTGATTTAAATAATAAGGGTTTTAATTTTGGAACAAAATTGATTGCCAATTATAAGTTTATCACACAAGCAAACAAATTTTTCAATAATCTCGGGTTTCAGTTTGTAGCTAATTACCAGGGGCCACGTGTAATACCGCAAGGCAGAACAAAACAGCAGTTTGTTGCTGATTTTGCTATGCGTAAAGAATTTCTAAAAAAGAAAGCTGCCTCTCTTTCTTTTAGCATCAACGACATTTTAAATACACGCAGGTTTGGTAATATTTATGAAACTGAAAACTTTTACCAGGATTCTTATCGGAGGTGGAGCGTAAGAACTTTCCGCATAACATTCACATATAAATTCGGCAGTGCAAACTTTGACCTATTCAAAAGAAGAAATAATACTGCAGATTTTGAAACGGACGGAATTGATAGTGCCGACTAA
- a CDS encoding sensor histidine kinase, with the protein MPVRIKITLFFTLIVFVILSLLCSAVYYFSYINRQKNFNNRLTNRAVTTARLLAQSETFNQELIHKIDASTALAMTNKTVQAYDFYDKRIYAYADKPGDTISVDKKILEEAKQNQYVYFTANNKDAAGYHFTDKNNHVIIIIAAYDAEGKKNLQQLQYILWSCFVGGILIALAGGYFFTSGLLRPVRKIADELNDISAQNLTRRIVSRNSKDEWDYLTNTLNELLDRLEESFDTQRRFIANASHELSTPLTSVSSQLEVSLQKERNANDYKTVMHSVLQDVRHLNKLTQALLQFAKASGTSSGLEIDLVRIDEILLRMPRDMIKLNNEYIVKLSFNDLPEEEEKLLIFGNEDLLFSAIKNIVLNACKYSSNHTANINLSVKQYEIIIEVIDEGRGIAKDELQNIFQPFFRAGDHKTETGFGLGLSLTSRIIKLHRGHIKVDSVINTGTTFTIYLPVAGTK; encoded by the coding sequence ATGCCTGTAAGAATAAAAATTACCCTTTTCTTTACATTGATAGTATTTGTTATTCTATCGTTGCTCTGCAGCGCTGTTTATTATTTCTCGTATATAAACAGGCAAAAAAATTTTAATAACCGTCTTACCAACCGTGCCGTTACAACTGCCCGTTTATTAGCACAGTCAGAAACATTTAACCAGGAACTGATACATAAGATCGATGCTTCCACGGCACTTGCTATGACCAATAAGACTGTACAGGCATACGATTTTTATGATAAAAGAATATATGCATATGCCGATAAGCCGGGTGATACCATAAGTGTTGATAAAAAAATACTCGAAGAGGCCAAACAAAACCAATACGTTTATTTTACCGCAAACAATAAAGATGCTGCAGGTTATCATTTTACTGATAAGAATAACCATGTAATCATTATTATAGCTGCCTATGATGCAGAAGGTAAAAAGAACCTTCAGCAACTGCAATATATTTTATGGTCTTGTTTTGTGGGTGGTATATTAATTGCATTAGCCGGTGGTTATTTCTTTACTTCGGGCCTTTTACGGCCTGTTCGCAAGATTGCTGATGAATTAAACGATATTTCGGCACAAAATCTAACACGTAGAATAGTTTCAAGGAATAGCAAAGATGAATGGGATTATTTAACTAATACGCTTAATGAATTGCTTGACAGACTGGAGGAAAGTTTTGACACGCAGCGCAGGTTTATTGCCAATGCGTCGCATGAATTATCTACACCGCTTACTTCCGTTTCCAGCCAGCTGGAAGTATCACTACAAAAAGAAAGAAACGCAAATGATTATAAAACAGTCATGCATTCTGTACTGCAGGATGTAAGGCATTTAAATAAACTTACACAGGCATTGCTGCAATTTGCAAAGGCTTCCGGCACTTCAAGTGGCCTGGAAATAGACCTTGTTCGCATAGATGAAATATTGTTGCGTATGCCGCGGGATATGATTAAACTTAATAATGAATATATTGTAAAGCTTAGTTTTAACGACCTTCCGGAAGAAGAAGAAAAACTGCTCATCTTTGGCAATGAGGACCTGTTGTTTAGTGCGATAAAAAATATTGTGCTTAATGCCTGCAAATATTCATCTAACCATACAGCAAATATTAATTTATCAGTAAAACAATATGAGATTATTATTGAAGTAATCGATGAAGGGCGGGGAATAGCCAAGGATGAATTACAAAATATTTTTCAACCATTTTTTCGTGCAGGAGATCATAAAACTGAGACAGGTTTTGGCCTTGGGCTTTCGCTAACAAGCCGCATTATAAAACTTCATCGCGGCCATATAAAAGTAGATTCTGTTATAAATACTGGAACAACTTTCACCATTTACCTTCCTGTTGCAGGCACCAAATAA
- the ggpS gene encoding glucosylglycerol-phosphate synthase has translation MILATDLDGTFLGGKSLDKQKLYRLIRKNKNISLVFVTGRGLESVIPILNDPIIPNPDYIICDVGATIVNGHTLEPVELLQNEIEKKWPGRRKIIKCLADLERLQYQEVPQQRRCSFFTNDPDLIHEVTKRVVELDCDVIFSANKFLDILPKDVNKGTTLINLIEFLKADGETVLVAGDTLNDLQMYECGYKGVVVGNAEKRLVDATLSIPEVYHAKEDGAGGILEAMSTIDVFGAYIKSFIEHETPVETNDAQQLVMMYHRFPYEKKEINGVIKNVPPKSPNGILPTLQGYFANGRPGVWIAWEEVSKKGELLRNVYIEKEQYPNLMASRIGLTKKEVEIFYKTFAKEAFWPTIFAFIEKVKFNHHHWDHFVDINRLFAEKAAEQADFGAIIWIHDYNLWLVPGLLRQLRPDLKIGFFHHTAFPAANTFNILPWRREIISSLLQCDYVGFHIPRYVENFVDVVKSLFPITVLEKVNCAPRYLTYSTALGVQQMTTRIDTGQRKVKLGANPVGINVNYIKELLQQEVMLDKINGIKKSMHGKKLILSVERLDYVKGPLEKVLAFEQFLDEYAEFRGKVELVNICTPPASGMKIYDKIKHDLEHAIGRINGKYASMNWIPIRLFSRSLPFEEIVTYYAAADIAWITPLRDGLNLVAKEFVAAQGQLSNPKGVLILSEFAGAAVELPYAILTNPYDLRSLKESLLHALTLADEDKQMRIQRLYEQVEYYDIDFWSDDFLQNLLSDNSTSMCIVNGELVEEHVE, from the coding sequence ATGATATTGGCAACAGATCTGGATGGGACTTTCCTGGGAGGGAAAAGCTTAGATAAACAAAAACTATACAGGCTAATCAGAAAGAACAAGAATATAAGTCTTGTATTTGTAACAGGCCGCGGCCTGGAATCAGTAATTCCCATATTGAACGATCCAATTATACCTAATCCTGACTACATAATATGCGATGTCGGGGCAACCATTGTAAATGGTCATACACTAGAGCCTGTCGAATTATTACAAAATGAAATAGAAAAAAAATGGCCGGGCAGGCGAAAAATTATAAAGTGCCTTGCAGATCTGGAAAGATTACAATACCAGGAAGTGCCGCAGCAACGCAGGTGTTCCTTTTTTACCAATGACCCTGATCTTATTCATGAAGTAACTAAGCGAGTTGTTGAACTTGACTGTGATGTCATATTCTCTGCAAATAAATTTCTGGATATATTACCTAAAGATGTCAATAAAGGAACTACGCTTATTAATCTTATTGAATTCCTTAAAGCTGATGGAGAAACGGTGCTTGTTGCCGGAGACACATTGAACGATCTTCAAATGTATGAATGCGGTTATAAAGGTGTTGTAGTAGGTAATGCTGAGAAAAGACTGGTTGACGCAACGTTGTCTATACCGGAAGTATATCATGCAAAAGAAGATGGCGCAGGAGGTATTTTAGAAGCCATGTCCACGATTGACGTTTTCGGGGCTTATATAAAAAGTTTTATCGAACACGAGACGCCTGTTGAAACCAACGACGCACAACAACTGGTAATGATGTATCATCGTTTTCCTTACGAAAAAAAGGAGATCAACGGGGTTATAAAAAATGTGCCGCCCAAAAGCCCCAACGGAATATTGCCAACGTTGCAGGGTTACTTTGCCAATGGCCGCCCGGGTGTATGGATTGCCTGGGAAGAAGTAAGTAAGAAAGGAGAATTGCTTCGTAATGTTTACATTGAAAAAGAACAATACCCAAATCTGATGGCTTCAAGGATCGGGCTTACAAAAAAAGAAGTGGAGATATTTTATAAAACATTTGCAAAGGAAGCATTCTGGCCAACCATATTTGCATTTATAGAAAAAGTAAAATTCAATCATCATCACTGGGATCATTTTGTAGATATTAACAGGTTGTTTGCGGAAAAAGCTGCTGAGCAGGCAGACTTTGGTGCTATTATCTGGATCCATGATTACAATCTCTGGCTGGTGCCGGGATTATTAAGACAATTAAGGCCCGATTTAAAAATTGGTTTCTTCCATCATACCGCATTCCCTGCAGCCAATACTTTCAATATACTTCCGTGGAGAAGAGAAATTATCAGCAGCCTCCTGCAATGTGATTATGTAGGTTTTCATATACCACGATATGTAGAAAATTTTGTTGATGTAGTAAAAAGCCTTTTCCCAATAACTGTATTGGAAAAGGTGAATTGTGCACCCAGATATTTAACCTATAGTACCGCTTTAGGAGTTCAACAAATGACAACCCGAATTGATACAGGGCAGCGGAAGGTAAAACTTGGTGCTAACCCTGTTGGAATTAATGTCAATTACATTAAAGAATTGCTGCAACAGGAGGTTATGCTTGATAAAATAAACGGCATAAAGAAATCAATGCATGGCAAGAAACTTATTCTCAGTGTGGAGCGGTTGGATTATGTAAAAGGGCCGCTTGAAAAAGTACTGGCATTTGAACAATTCCTCGATGAATATGCAGAATTCCGAGGTAAAGTTGAGCTGGTAAATATTTGTACGCCACCTGCTTCCGGTATGAAGATCTATGATAAAATAAAGCATGATCTTGAACATGCCATCGGTAGGATCAATGGTAAGTATGCAAGCATGAACTGGATTCCCATAAGATTATTTTCCCGCTCATTACCCTTTGAAGAAATTGTTACCTATTATGCTGCGGCAGATATTGCATGGATCACTCCTCTCCGGGACGGACTAAACCTGGTGGCAAAAGAATTTGTGGCAGCACAAGGCCAATTATCAAATCCAAAAGGCGTGTTGATACTCTCTGAATTTGCAGGTGCAGCAGTTGAATTACCGTATGCAATTCTCACCAACCCTTATGATCTGCGCTCACTGAAAGAAAGTTTATTGCATGCACTAACGCTTGCTGATGAGGATAAACAAATGCGGATCCAACGGTTGTAT